CCGTGGCATCGGCGCCGCCGCCGCCAAGACCTTCGCCGCCCATGGCGCCACGGTACTGCTGCTGGGCAAGACCGAAGCCAACCTGACCCAGGTCTACGACGAGATCGAAGCCGCTAGCCATCCGCAGCCGGTGGTGATTCCGTTCAACCTGGAAACCGCCCTGCCACACCAGTACGACGAACTGGCCGCCATGGTCGAGGCCGAATTCGGCCATCTCGACGGCCTGCTGCACAATGCGTCGATCATTGGTCCGCGCACACCGCTGGAACAGTTGTCGGGCGAGAATTTCATGCGGGTGATGCAGGTCAACGTCAACGCCACGTTCATGCTGACCAGCACCCTGTTGCCACTGCTCAAGCTGTCCCAGGATGCGTCGGTGGTGTTCACC
This portion of the Pseudomonas sp. MRSN 12121 genome encodes:
- a CDS encoding YciK family oxidoreductase, translated to MFDYSARPELLKDRVILVTGAGRGIGAAAAKTFAAHGATVLLLGKTEANLTQVYDEIEAASHPQPVVIPFNLETALPHQYDELAAMVEAEFGHLDGLLHNASIIGPRTPLEQLSGENFMRVMQVNVNATFMLTSTLLPLLKLSQDASVVFTSSSVGRKGRAYWGAYGVSKFATEGLMQTLADEVDGVAPVRANSINPGATRTSMRAQAYPGENPSNNPAPEEIMPVYLYLMGPDSAGINGQAFNAQ